The Nicotiana tabacum cultivar K326 chromosome 1, ASM71507v2, whole genome shotgun sequence genome segment TACTGAGTTACAAGGGAAGCTTGCTTACCATGAAAAAAAGAGAGCAATATTTAGCAATGAAAAGTTTGGGATTTTTGGTGGAAAGTTCGTACCTGAGACGCTTATATCTTCTTTAACAAAGCTTGATTACGAATTCAACTCTGCTTTGCATGACCCTCAGTTCCAGGTTTTTCTTAAATTCCCTTACTTGTACATGTAACTATTTTTTTATACGTTTTCACGTACTCCTACACAGTTCTAGAGAGTTGTTTCCCATGAGTATCCTTGGGCTAATTTAGCTGAACAATTATTATCAGAGCCCAGAATCAGTAGGAGCATGACGATTACAAAGTGATGATGCGAGGCTCGGTTTGGAGACGTACACTCAAAAAGAAGCTAGTAGCAGGCTTCGATTGCCATAAATACTCTAAAAATGTGCATGGCACACAATGAATCACGTAAATTGACCCATGGATTGTGATAGTAGCCACGTGTAACTTAGTTCGAGGGGGAGATTGTTGGACATGCGAATAAAGTTCCACATTAGTAGCTAAAAAGATTGTGAGCCTTATATATAAGTGTAGGGATCTCTTGATGGTGTGAGGGTTTTTGGAAAAAACCGTGCAGGTTTAACCTAAAGCAGACAATGTCTCACTATGTTAAGAGTATCTTTGAGGTGGTTTAACCTAACAGAATTACTAGAAACTCTTGACTAGcaatattttaaactaacaacatataaAAGTTTTTATGCAGATGGAGCTCGAAGTTGCACTAAGGGACTACGTAGGCCGTGAAACTCCTTTATACTTCGCTGAGAGACTAACAGATCACTACAagagcagaaataggggaaaaggGCCAGACATCTGTCTAAAAAGAGAAGATTTGAACCATGTTGGAGCACACAAGATCAATAACGCTATTGCACAAACAATGTTGGCTAAGCGCATGGACTGTAAAAATATCATAGCAGCCACCGGTGCTGGCCAGCATGGCGTCGCGACGGCGGCTGCCTGTGCTAAACTCTCATTGGAGTGTACTGTATTCATGGGAAGCTTAGATATGGAGAGACAACCTTCTAATGTACTCTTGATGAAGCATCTTGGTGCAAAGGTACTTCTTCTATCACAAAATTATCTCTGTATTTTGATCTTGTATTTGAACGTAAAGTCtttaagtttttaaaaattataaaacttacACATTTGAAAACTGCGTAAAAATTTACTTTAAGTCACAACAATTAATAATTTAatgttttttaaaaagaaataattatatttaaagAATAATTGGTTATATAAATTGAAATAGAGAGAATG includes the following:
- the LOC107817992 gene encoding tryptophan synthase beta chain 2, chloroplastic-like: MACNIEVIFGQAKFATSGEPRLSYSRKWSGKFAIFSVATGPSQVTELQGKLAYHEKKRAIFSNEKFGIFGGKFVPETLISSLTKLDYEFNSALHDPQFQMELEVALRDYVGRETPLYFAERLTDHYKSRNRGKGPDICLKREDLNHVGAHKINNAIAQTMLAKRMDCKNIIAATGAGQHGVATAAACAKLSLECTVFMGSLDMERQPSNVLLMKHLGAKVKSFKGSFKDAVSEGIRSWVNNLEISYLDVVSLKFFKIKNYVKNTISHNNL